One stretch of Rhinolophus ferrumequinum isolate MPI-CBG mRhiFer1 chromosome 27, mRhiFer1_v1.p, whole genome shotgun sequence DNA includes these proteins:
- the PTPN7 gene encoding tyrosine-protein phosphatase non-receptor type 7 isoform X2 — translation MVQACGGRSRAQLPAWSLGTAMTQPPPAKAPAKRHVRLQERRGSNVALVLDVRSLGAVEPICSVNTPREVTLHFLRTAGRPLTRWALQHQPPSPKQLEEEFLIPSNFVNPEELDIPGHASKDRYKTILPNPQSRVCLGRAQSQEDGDYINANYIRGYDGQEKTYIATQGPMPNTVADFWEMVWQEDVSLIVMLTPLREGKEKCVHYWPTEEDTYGPFRVCVQEEKQLPEYTVRQLTIQHQDKCRPVKHVLFSAWPDHQTPESAGPLLRLVAEVDESPEAAASTRPIVVHCSAGIGRTGCFIATRIGCQQLKARGEVDILGIVCQLRLDRGGMIQTTEQYQFLHHTLALYAAQLPGQPSP, via the exons ATGGTCCAGGCCTGTGGGGGGCGTTCCAGAGCACAGCTGCCAGCCTGGTCTTTGGGGACAGCCATGACCCAGCCTCCCCCGGCCAAAGCGCCAGCCAAGAGGCACGTCCGTCTGCAGGAGAG GCGGGGCTCCAACGTTGCTTTGGTGCTGGACGTGCGGTCCCTGGGGGCCGTGGAACCCATCTGCTCAGTGAACACACCCCGGGAGGTCACCCTACACTTTCTGCGCACAGCTGGACGCCCCCTCACCCGCTGGGCCCTGCAGCACCAGCCACCCAGCCCCAAGCAGCTGGAAGAGGAATTCTTG ATCCCCTCAAACTTTGTGAACCCCGAAGAGCTGGACATTCCTGGCCACGCCTCCAAGGACCGATACAAGACCATCCTGCCAA ATCCCCAGAGCCGCGTCTGTCTTGGCCGAGCACAGAGCCAGGAGGATGGAGACTACATCAACGCCAACTACATCCGA GGCTACGACGGGCAGGAGAAGACCTACATCGCCACTCAGGGGCCCATGCCCAATACAGTGGCAGACTTCTGGGAGATGGTGTGGCAGGAAGACGTGTCACTGATCGTCATGCTCACTCCTCTCCGCGAGGGCAAGGAG AAATGTGTCCACTACTGGCCCACAGAAGAGGACACCTATGGGCCTTTCCGGGTCTGCGTCCAAGAAGAGAAGCAGCTCCCAGAATACACGGTTCGGCAGCTCACCATCCAG CACCAGGACAAGTGCCGGCCAGTGAAGCACGTCCTCTTCTCAGCCTGGCCTGACCACCAGACCCCAGAGTCGGCTGGGCCGCTGCTGCGCCTCGTGGCTGAGGTGGACGAGAGCCCAGAGGCAGCTGCCAGCACCAGGCCCATTGTGGTCCACTGCAG TGCAGGGATTGGCAGGACCGGCTGCTTCATCGCCACCCGGATAGGCTGTCAACAGCTGAAGGCCCGAGGGGAAGTGGACATACTGGGCATCGTATGCCAACTGCGGCTGGACAG GGGGGGCATGATCCAGACCACGGAGCAGTACCAGTTTCTCCACCACACCCTGGCCCTGTATGCGGCCCAGCTGCCAGGGCAACCCAGCCCCTGA
- the PTPN7 gene encoding tyrosine-protein phosphatase non-receptor type 7 isoform X1, with protein MVQACGGRSRAQLPAWSLGTAMTQPPPAKAPAKRHVRLQERRGSNVALVLDVRSLGAVEPICSVNTPREVTLHFLRTAGRPLTRWALQHQPPSPKQLEEEFLKIPSNFVNPEELDIPGHASKDRYKTILPNPQSRVCLGRAQSQEDGDYINANYIRGYDGQEKTYIATQGPMPNTVADFWEMVWQEDVSLIVMLTPLREGKEKCVHYWPTEEDTYGPFRVCVQEEKQLPEYTVRQLTIQHQDKCRPVKHVLFSAWPDHQTPESAGPLLRLVAEVDESPEAAASTRPIVVHCSAGIGRTGCFIATRIGCQQLKARGEVDILGIVCQLRLDRGGMIQTTEQYQFLHHTLALYAAQLPGQPSP; from the exons ATGGTCCAGGCCTGTGGGGGGCGTTCCAGAGCACAGCTGCCAGCCTGGTCTTTGGGGACAGCCATGACCCAGCCTCCCCCGGCCAAAGCGCCAGCCAAGAGGCACGTCCGTCTGCAGGAGAG GCGGGGCTCCAACGTTGCTTTGGTGCTGGACGTGCGGTCCCTGGGGGCCGTGGAACCCATCTGCTCAGTGAACACACCCCGGGAGGTCACCCTACACTTTCTGCGCACAGCTGGACGCCCCCTCACCCGCTGGGCCCTGCAGCACCAGCCACCCAGCCCCAAGCAGCTGGAAGAGGAATTCTTG AAGATCCCCTCAAACTTTGTGAACCCCGAAGAGCTGGACATTCCTGGCCACGCCTCCAAGGACCGATACAAGACCATCCTGCCAA ATCCCCAGAGCCGCGTCTGTCTTGGCCGAGCACAGAGCCAGGAGGATGGAGACTACATCAACGCCAACTACATCCGA GGCTACGACGGGCAGGAGAAGACCTACATCGCCACTCAGGGGCCCATGCCCAATACAGTGGCAGACTTCTGGGAGATGGTGTGGCAGGAAGACGTGTCACTGATCGTCATGCTCACTCCTCTCCGCGAGGGCAAGGAG AAATGTGTCCACTACTGGCCCACAGAAGAGGACACCTATGGGCCTTTCCGGGTCTGCGTCCAAGAAGAGAAGCAGCTCCCAGAATACACGGTTCGGCAGCTCACCATCCAG CACCAGGACAAGTGCCGGCCAGTGAAGCACGTCCTCTTCTCAGCCTGGCCTGACCACCAGACCCCAGAGTCGGCTGGGCCGCTGCTGCGCCTCGTGGCTGAGGTGGACGAGAGCCCAGAGGCAGCTGCCAGCACCAGGCCCATTGTGGTCCACTGCAG TGCAGGGATTGGCAGGACCGGCTGCTTCATCGCCACCCGGATAGGCTGTCAACAGCTGAAGGCCCGAGGGGAAGTGGACATACTGGGCATCGTATGCCAACTGCGGCTGGACAG GGGGGGCATGATCCAGACCACGGAGCAGTACCAGTTTCTCCACCACACCCTGGCCCTGTATGCGGCCCAGCTGCCAGGGCAACCCAGCCCCTGA
- the ARL8A gene encoding ADP-ribosylation factor-like protein 8A isoform X1, giving the protein MIALFNKLLDWFKALFWKEEMELTLVGLQYSGKTTFVNVIASGQFNEDMIPTVGFNMRKITKGNVTIKLWDIGGQPRFRSMWERYCRGVSAIVYMVDAADQEKIEASKNELHNLLDKPQLQGIPVLVLGNKRDLPGALDEKELIEKMNLSAIQDREICCYSISCKEKDNIDITLQWLIQHSKSRRS; this is encoded by the exons ATGATCGCTTTGTTCAACAAGCTGCTGGACTGGTTCAAGGCCCTGTTCTGGAAGGAGGAGATGGAGCTCACGCTGGTGGGGCTGCAGTACTCCGGGAAGACCACCTTCGTCAACGTGATCGCG TCAGGACAGTTCAATGAGGACATGATCCCCACTGTGGGGTTCAACATGCGGAAGATCACGAAGGGGAATGTGACCATCAAG CTCTGGGACATCGGGGGACAGCCCCGTTTCCGCAGCATGTGGGAGCGCTACTGCCGGGGAGTGAGTGCCATCGT gtATATGGTGGACGCCGCTGACCAGGAGAAGATTGAGGCCTCCAAGAATGAGCTGCACAACCTGCTGGACAAGCCCCAGCTGCAGGGGATCCCT GTGCTAGTGCTGGGTAACAAGCGGGACCTCCCGGGAGCACTGGATGAGAAGGAGCTGATCGAGAAAAT GAACCTGTCTGCCATCCAGGACCGAGAGATCTGCTGCTACTCCATCTCCTGCAAAGAAAAGGACAACATTG ACATCACACTACAGTGGCTTATTCAACACTCAAAGTCACGGAGAAGCTGA
- the ARL8A gene encoding ADP-ribosylation factor-like protein 8A isoform X2, translated as MIPTVGFNMRKITKGNVTIKLWDIGGQPRFRSMWERYCRGVSAIVYMVDAADQEKIEASKNELHNLLDKPQLQGIPVLVLGNKRDLPGALDEKELIEKMNLSAIQDREICCYSISCKEKDNIDITLQWLIQHSKSRRS; from the exons ATGATCCCCACTGTGGGGTTCAACATGCGGAAGATCACGAAGGGGAATGTGACCATCAAG CTCTGGGACATCGGGGGACAGCCCCGTTTCCGCAGCATGTGGGAGCGCTACTGCCGGGGAGTGAGTGCCATCGT gtATATGGTGGACGCCGCTGACCAGGAGAAGATTGAGGCCTCCAAGAATGAGCTGCACAACCTGCTGGACAAGCCCCAGCTGCAGGGGATCCCT GTGCTAGTGCTGGGTAACAAGCGGGACCTCCCGGGAGCACTGGATGAGAAGGAGCTGATCGAGAAAAT GAACCTGTCTGCCATCCAGGACCGAGAGATCTGCTGCTACTCCATCTCCTGCAAAGAAAAGGACAACATTG ACATCACACTACAGTGGCTTATTCAACACTCAAAGTCACGGAGAAGCTGA
- the GPR37L1 gene encoding G-protein coupled receptor 37-like 1: protein MSSRGPCPACGRWGGREQLEATGAGWRSQTPDWGRTKRPAASLESTGHWVPGPYLLSVGQLPPARPAMWWLWPLAISLAVVSPAGLSRVSGGAPLRPGRHRAEAPEQQSRPKRGTTDEQDKGLQQYVPEEWAERPPPLHPAGLPPTKPLATSPHPDVDGGSPGSGSEPWGNLTGTPGQRLRMENPLYPVTEGSYGAYATLLLALVVFAVGIVGNLAVMCVVWHSYHLKSAWNSILASLALWDFLVLFFCLPVVIFNEITKQRLLGDISCRAVPFVEVSSLGVTTFSLCALSIDCFHVATSTLPKLRPIERCQSILAKLAVIWVGSMILSVPELLLWQLAREPGPSTGTVDSCIMKPSASLPESLYSLVMTYQNARMWWFFGCYFCLPILFTVTCQLVTWRVRGPPGREPPCRAGKHEQGETHLNSSVVGLTVVYALCTLPENVCNVVLAYLSPGLTRQTLGLLGLIQQFSVFSKGAVTPVLLLCVSRPLGQAFLDCCCCCCEACGAGAAAGADSKLKTEMSSSIYFHKPRESPPLLPLGTPC, encoded by the exons ATGTCCAGCAGAGGGCCCTGCCCAGCCTGTGGccggtggggagggagggagcagctcGAGGCCACTGGAGCAGGCTGGCGAAGCCAGACGCCTGACTGGGGGCGGACCAAGCGGCCAGCTGCCTCTCTTGAGTCCACCGGGCACTGGGTTCCCGGCCCTTACCTGCTTTCCGTGGGGCAGCTGCCTCCTGCTCGCCCGGCCATGTGGTGGCTGTGGCCTCTGGCCATCTCTCTTGCTGTGGTGTCCCCTGCGGGGCTGAGCAGAGTCTCTGGGGGTGCCCCCCTGCGCCCCGGCAGGCACAGAGCCGAGGCCCCTGAGCAGCAGAGCCGGCCCAAGAGAGGCACCACGGACGAGCAGGACAAGGGGCTACAGCAGTACGTGCCTGAGGAGTGGGCAGAGCGCCCCCCGCCCCTGCACCCCGCTGGCTTGCCGCCCACCAAACCCTTGgccaccagcccccacccagacGTGGATGGGGGAAGCCCGGGCAGCGGGTCAGAGCCCTGGGGCAACCTGACGGGGACGCCGGGGCAGAGGCTGAGGATGGAGAACCCCCTGTACCCGGTGACTGAGGGCTCCTACGGCGCCTATGCCACCCTGCTGCTGGCCCTGGTGGTGTTTGCCGTGGGCATCGTGGGCAACCTGGCCGTCATGTGTGTCGTGTGGCACAGCTATCACCTGAAGAGCGCCTGGAACTCCATCCTCGCCAGCCTGGCCCTCTGGGACTTCCTGGTCCTCTTCTTCTGTCTCCCTGTCGTCATCTTCAATGAGATCACCAAGCAGAGGTTGCTGGGGGACATCTCTTGCCGGGCCGTGCCCTTCGTGGAG GTCTCCTCCTTGGGGGTCACGACCTTCAGCCTCTGCGCCCTGAGCATCGACTGCTTCCACGTGGCCACCAGCACGCTGCCCAAGCTGCGCCCCATCGAGCGGTGCCAATCCATCCTGGCCAAGCTGGCTGTCATCTGGGTGGGCTCCATGATACTATCCGTCCCCGAGCTCCTGCTGTGGCAGCTGGCGCGGGAGCCGGGCCCCAGCACGGGCACCGTGGACTCGTGCATCATGAAGCCCTCGGCCAGCCTGCCTGAGTCCCTCTACTCGCTGGTGATGACCTACCAGAATGCCCGCATGTGGTGGTTCTTCGGCTGCTACTTCTGCCTGCCCATCCTCTTCACCGTCACCTGCCAGCTGGTGACGTGGCGCGTGCGTGGCCCCCCGGGGAGGGAGCCGCCGTGCCGGGCGGGCAAGCACGAGCAGGGTGAGACGCATCTCAACAGCAGTGTGGTGGGGCTGACCGTGGTCTATGCCCTGTGCACCCTCCCGGAGAACGTGTGCAACGTGGTCCTGGCCTATCTGTCTCCCGGGCTGACCCGCCAGACGCTCGGCCTCCTGGGCCTCATCCAGCAGTTCTCTGTCTTCTCCAAGGGGGCCGTCACCCCGGTGCTGCTGCTGTGCGTGAGCAGGCCGCTGGGCCAGGCCTTCCTggactgctgctgctgctgctgcgagGCCTGCGGGGCGGGGGCGGCCGCCGGCGCCGACAGCAAGCTCAAGACGGAGATGTCATCCTCCATCTACTTCCACAAGCCCAGGGAGTCGCCCCCGCTCCTGCCCCTGGGCACTCCGTGCTAA